One Fusarium falciforme chromosome 1, complete sequence genomic window carries:
- a CDS encoding Dolichyl-phosphate-mannose--protein mannosyltransferase, with protein MARSSTPQGSLRQRGTASKKVSDDTFNPETELDKLAKAGAQRAGKGEGEYKIGLAIITILAFVTRFWGISHPNEVVFDEVHFGKFASYYLERTYFFDVHPPFGKLLFAFMGWLVGYDGHFHFENIGDSYIANKVPYVAFRALPAILGALTVSVTYLIMWESGYSLPACILAAGLILLDNAHIGQTRLILLDATLVLAMACSLLFYIKWYKLRHEPFSRKWWKWLILTGFALSCDISVKYVGLFAFVTIGSAVIIDLWDLLNINRPNGAISLQEFTKHFAARAFGLIIMPFLFYLFWFQVHFAVLTRSGPGDDFMTPEFQETLSDNVMLANAIDIQYYDSISIRHKETKTYLHSHEDRYPLRYDDGRVSSQGQQVTGYPYNDTNNYWEILPMNDDKKLGRTVKNHDLVRLRHIGTDKILLSHDVASPYYPTNQEFTAVSIEDAYGKRQNDTLFEVRIEHGKKNQNFKSVSGHFKFIHNPSKVAMWTHTKPLPEWGYKQQEINGNKQIAPSSNVWIVEDIPSLPADHPRRQKPERKVKQLPFLQKWFELQRAMFYHNSKLTSSHPYSSHPYQWPFLLRGVSFWTQGETRQQIYFLGNPFGWWLASSLLAVYAGIILADQVSLRRGIDALDHRTRSRLYNSTGFFFLAWATHYFPFYLMGRQLFLHHYLPAHLASCLVAGALLEFIFNSEPAEELAIKDKKVAPSPKHHVTARERFAGQSMLSAWIACGAVLAIIVAGWYFFLPLTYGYPGLSVEQILRRKWLGYDLHFAK; from the exons ATGGCTCGCAGCTCCACGCCGCAGGGCAGCCTGCGACAGAGGGGCACTGCGTCCAAGAAGGTTTCTGACGATACTTTCAACCCCGAAACTGAGCTTGATAAGCTTGCAAAGGCCGGCGCCCAGAGAGCTGGcaagggcgagggcgagtaCAAGATTggcctcgccatcatcaccattcTGGCCTTTGTCACTCGATTCTGGGGTATCAGCCACCCCAACGAGGTCGTCTTTGACGAGGTGCACTTTGGAAAG TTTGCTTCCTACTACCTCGAGCGAACCTACTTCTTCGATGTCCACCCTCCCTTCGGAAAGCTTCTCTTCGCCTTTATGGGCTGGTTGGTCGGCTATGATGGCCACTTCCACTTCGAGAACATTGGCGACTCCTACATTGCCAACAAGGTCCCTTACGTGGCCTTCCGAGCTCTGCCCGCCATCCTCGGTGCCCTGACCGTCTCCGTCACCTACCTCATCATGTGGGAGTCTGGATACAGCCTTCCCGCCTGCATTCTCGCCGCCGGTCTTATCCTCCTTGACAATGCCCACATTGGCCAGACCCGTCTCATCCTCCTGGACGCtaccctcgtcctcgccatgGCCTGCAGTCTGCTCTTCTACATCAAGTGGTACAAGCTCCGACACGAGCCCTTCTCCAGGAAGTGGTGGAAGTGGCTCATCCTGACCGGATTCGCCCTGTCCTGCGATATCTCGGTCAAGTACGTTGGTCTCTTCGCCTTTGTCACCATTGGTTCCGCTGTCATCATTGACCTCTGGGACCTGCTCAACATCAACCGACCCAATGGCGCTATCAGCCTCCAGGAGTTCACCAAGCACTTTGCTGCTCGAGCCTTTGGTCTGATCATCATGCCCTTCCTGTTCTACCTTTTCTGGTTCCAGGTCCACTTTGCCGTCCTCACCCGTTCCGGCCCCGGCGACGACTTCATGACCCCCGAGTTCCAGGAGACCCTCAGCGACAACGTCATGCTGGCCAACGCCATTGACATCCAGTACTACGACAGCATCAGCATTCGCCAcaaggagaccaagaccTATCTCCACAGCCACGAGGACCGATACCCTCTCCGTTACGACGATGGCCGTGTCTCTAGCCAGGGCCAGCAGGTCACTGGTTACCCCTACAACGACACCAACAACTACTGGGAGATTCTGCCCATgaacgacgacaagaagctGGGTCGCACCGTCAAGAACCACGACCTGGTCCGCTTGAGGCACATTGGTACCGACAAGATCCTGCTCTCTCACGATGTCGCCTCGCCCTACTACCCCACCAACCAGGAGTTCACGGCTGTCTCAATTGAGGATGCCTACGGCAAGCGCCAGAACGATACTCTCTTCGAGGTCCGAATTGAGCATGGCAAGAAGAACCAGAACTTCAAGTCCGTCTCGGGTCACTTCAAGTTCATCCACAACCCAAGCAAGGTCGCCATGTGGACTCACACCAAGCCTCTGCCTGAGTGGGGATACAAGCAGCAGGAGATCAACGGCAACAAGCAGATTGCGCCTAGCTCCAACGTCTGGATCGTTGAGGACATTCCCTCGCTGCCCGCCGACCACCCCCGCCGTCAGAAGCCTGAGCGCAAGGTCAAGCAACTGCCCTTCCTCCAGAAGTGGTTCGAGCTCCAGCGCGCCATGTTCTACCACAACAGCAAGCTCACCAGCAGCCACCCCTACTCCAGCCACCCTTACCAGTGGCCCTTCCTGCTCCGCGGTGTCAGCTTCTGGACTCAGGGCGAGACCCGCCAGCAGATCTACTTCCTGGGTAACCCCTTCGGCTGGTGGCTCGCGAGCAGTCTTCTTGCTGTCTATGCCGGTATCATTCTTGCTGATCAGGTGTCTCTGCGCCGTGGCATTGATGCCCTGGACCACC GCACTCGTTCCCGCCTGTACAACTCGACTGgattcttcttcctcgcgtGGGCCACTCACTACTTCCCATTCTACCTCATGGGACGCCAGCTTTTCTTGCATCATTATCTTCCAGCTCACCTGGCCTCTTGTCTCGTCGCCGGTGCTCTACTGGAGttcatcttcaactcggAGCCCGCTGAGGAGCTGGCCATTAAGGACAAGAAGGTTGCCCCTAGCCCCAAGCACCACGTCACCGCCCGAGAGCGATTCGCTGGCCAGAGCATGCTCAGCGCCTGGATCGCTTGCGGTGCTGTGCTGGCTATCATCGTTGCCGGCTGGTACTTCTTCCTTCCCCTGACCTACGGCTACCCTGGCCTGTCGGTTGAGCAGATCCTCCGAAGGAAGTGGCTCGGTTACGATCTGCACTTTGCCAAATAA
- a CDS encoding Zinc finger transcription factor ace1 produces the protein MSFSHPRRRTPVTRPGSDTENALSLKTNSTLRKGATFHSPTSPVSSASDLTFVPPRLSRSQSHLDDVVDANRRRIALTLNDIDEALAKTEELSLSPRSPKSKPKSLRDTSLPIPRGFLEGPIVDPAMAKEAERRVLRPRSVRHSRHHASDSGLGTSVASTNEKHAAVTPTKETKTRSAITRSAAASTTEKLPSLGSKAINRIHEHTLRPLLAKPTLKDFEPIVLDIPRRIRSKEIICLRDLEKTLIFMAPERTKSAALYLDFCLTSVRCIQATVEYLSDREQIRPADRPYTNGYFIDLKDQILEYGKQLAAKNNGDDMDVDASDEIKLIGGIAENGRPAELVRVRKDGTYISLETGKPIDVDEAPMKMKRSLSQQLEDEEEIQRSMARRKKNASPEELAPKRCREPGCNKEFKRPCDLTKHEKTHSRPWKCPVPTCKYHTYGWPTEKEMDRHHNDKHSDAPAMYECLFKPCPYKSKRESNCKQHMEKAHGWHYVRTKTNGKRLPTKPASSTQQTPPLVNVSTPSTTPTYSGVPTPPQHDVTQFVGADFPLYPNESDWMSINNIPAESLDLDLTLDSTSPASASPYEQYAPYQNGSAFILDNEDLYAAHMQLPTQLPTQDQMAFYNPNPKMMAQQLPIYQAPQPVTVPTGAPHFSPTGQETAMLFTPNSLRDVDEGFDDSFGGEGMDFPLFPSGNGMTNKANEYQQPLFGEIPSANLGFSQTSQQDLFQMDLSNMDFQQNFTD, from the exons ATGTCCTTCTCCCACCCACGTCGAAGGACTCCGGTGACTCGCCCGGGCAGCGACACCGAGAATGCCTTGTCCCTTAAGACCAACTCGACCCTCCGTAAGGGTGCAACCTTTCACTCTCCTACTTCTCCTGTCTCTTCAGCTTCGGACCTCACCTTTGTCCCTCCTCGCCTGTCTCGATCCCAGTCTCACTTggatgatgtcgtcgatgCCAACCGACGTCGCAtcgccttgaccttgaacgACATCGACGAGGCTCTGGCCAAGACCGAAGAGCTCTCTCTGTCGCCCAGGTCCCCCAAGAGCAAGCCCAAGTCTCTTCGGGACACCAGCTTGCCCATCCCTCGCGGCTTCCTCGAGGGACCCATCGTCGACCCAGCCATGGCTAAGGAAGCTGAGAGGCGCGTACTGCGTCCTCGTTCTGTCCGACACTCACGGCACCATGCTTCCGACAGCGGCCTTGGGACTTCGGTGGCTTCCACAAACGAGAAGCATGCTGCAGTCACTCCAACAAAGGAGACAAAGACGCGCTCCGCCATCACAAGATCTGCAGCTGCCTCAACAACAGAGAAGCTTCCATCCCTCGGCTCAAAGGCCATCAACCGCATTCACGAGCACACATTGCGCCCACTGTTGGCCAAACCAACTCTCAAGGACTTTGAGCCCATAGTCCTTGACATCCCACGAAGAATTCGATCAAAGGAAATCATCTGCCTCCGAGATCTTGAAAAGACCTTGATCTTTATGGCACCG GAGAGGACCAAGTCCGCCGCCTTGTACCTCGATTTCTGCCTTACCTCCGTCCGATGCATTCAAGCGACCGTCGAATATCTCAGCGACCGCGAACAAATTCGACCTGCTGATCGGCCTTACACTAACGGATATTTCATCGACCTGAAGGACCAGATTCTTGAATACGGAAAGCAGCTCGCCGCCAAGAACAACGGCGACGACATGGATGTCGACGC ATCTGATGAGATCAAACTCATCGGTGGTATTGCTGAGAACGGACGTCCCGCCGAGCTCGTCCGCGTCCGCAAGGACGGCACCTACATTTCCCTGGAGACCGGCAAGCCCATCGACGTTGACGAGGCTCCCATGAAGATGAAGCGCTCCCTGAGCCAGCAgctggaggacgaggaggagatccAGCGATCCATGGCTCGCCGCAAGAAGAACGCCTCCCCCGAGGAGCTGGCCCCCAAGAGGTGCCGCGAGCCCGGATGCAACAAGGAGTTCAAGCGCCCCTGCGACCTGACCAAGCACGAGAAGACACATTCTCGACCCTGGAAGTGCCCCGTCCCTACCTGCAAGTACCACACCTACGGATGGCCTActgagaaggagatggatCGCCACCACAACGACAAGCACTCGGATGCTCCCGCCATGTACGAGTGCCTCTTCAAGCCTTGCCCGTACAAGTCCAAGCGCGAGTCCAACTGCAAACAACACATGGAGAAGGCCCACGGCTGGCACTACGTGCGAACCAAGACCAACGGCAAGAGGCTGCCTACCAAGCCCGCCAGCTCCACCCAGCAAACTCCTCCTCTGGTCAACGTCTCGACTCCTTCCACCACGCCCACCTACAGCGGCGTTCCCACTCCTCCTCAGCACGACGTTACCCAGTTCGTTGGCGCTGACTTCCCTCTCTACCCTAACGAGTCTGACTGGATGTCGATCAACAACATTCCTGCCGAGTCCCTTGATCTGGACTTGACTCTCGACAGCACTTCTCCCGCCTCAGCCAGCCCGTACGAGCAGTATGCTCCTTACCAGAACGGTTCGGCTttcatcctcgacaacgAGGACCTGTATGCTGCCCACATGCAGCTGCCAACTCAGCTCCCCACACAGGACCAGATGGCCTTCTACAACCCCAACCCTAAGATGATGGCTCAGCAGTTGCCCATCTACCAGGCACCCCAGCCTGTCACTGTTCCAACTGGCGCCCCACACTTCTCCCCAACTGGCCAGGAGACGGCTATGCTCTTCACCCCTAATTCACTACGAGACGTTGATGAAGGATTCGATGACTCCTTCGGTGGAGAGGGAATGGACTTCCCACTCTTCCCTAGCGGAAACGGCATGACAAACAAGGCAAACGAGTACCAGCAGCCACTCTTTGGCGAAATCCCTAGCGCCAATCTTGGCTTCTCCCAGACCTCGCAGCAGGACCTCTTCCAGATGGACCTGTCCAACATGGACTTCCAGCAGAACTTCACGGACTAG
- a CDS encoding Glutamine amidotransferase type-2 domain-containing protein, with translation MCGIHAVISSNAGDCISPGLERCLINRGPDHTGTVQARLDGSEPDQAGLFLTFTSTVLSLRGDHVAKQPLTDPASGSILCWNGEAWGLRGEPVQGNDGEAVLALLAEASRSAAHTPGQILDALRAIEGPFAFIYLDKPAKRLYYGRDRLGRRSLLIKEGLPFALSSIAETPVEGWSEVEADGCYTLELGEVAAGGMVPVRHDWTPDTSMVSSIGIFNEEVPEQATRLVPGSISVQDLHLHLVESLKLRVLDVPLPPKASHTDARVAVLFSGGLDCTVLARLAHDLIPLDQSIDLINVAFENPRIAAQFPGCSRDDLYEKCPDRLTGRSAFAELSRVCPERNWRFVAANVPYTENLEHRADIIRLIYPHNTEMDLSIACALYFAARGQGLSETIGEPTPQQYSTTARVLLSGLGADELFGGYGRHGVVYTQRGYSGLVQELKLDVGRLGKRNLGRDDRVMAHWGREVRFPYLDERFVKWAIECPVWEKCDFENSSGEGSLDAEKRVLRLVAQSLGMSTVAREKKRAIQFGARTAKMESSKVKGTTLLST, from the exons ATGTGCGGCATTCACGCCGTCATCTCATCCAACGCCGGCGATTGCATATCCCCTGGACTGGAGCGATGTCTTATCAACCGAGGACCAGATCACACAGGGACTGTGCAGGCTCGGCTCGACGGTAGCGAACCCGACCAAGCTGGCCTTTTCTTGACATTTACGTCGACTGTGTTGTCGCTACGAGGAGATCATGTGGCCAAGCAGCCCCTTACCGACCCCGCTTCGGGTTCTATCCTCTGCTGGAATGGAGAGGCCTGGGGGCTCCGAGGAGAACCGGTTCAAGGCAATGACGGCGAAGCAGTCCTCGCCCTGTTAGCTGAGGCAAGCCGTAGTGCGGCACACACGCCAGGCCAGATTCTCGATGCCTTGCGAGCCATCGAAGGGCCTTTCGCTTTCATCTACCTGGACAAACCGGCGAAGCGGCTCTACTATGGACGTGATCGCCTGGGCCGTCGATCACTGCTCATCAAAGAAGGGCTGCCGTTTGCCCTTTCGAGCATCGCCGAGACGCCCGTCGAAGGATGGAGTGAGGTTGAGGCCGATGGATGCTATACTctggagcttggagaggtTGCGGCCGGCGGAATGGTACCTGTCCGACATGACTGGACACCGGACACTTCCATG GTCTCGAGCATCGGTATCTTCAACGAGGAGGTCCCTGAACAAGCTACCAGGCTTGTTCCGGGCTCAATATCTGTGCAGGACCTACATTTGCATCTCGTCGAGTCACTCAAGCTTCGAGTCCTGGATGTGCCGCTGCCACCAAAGGCGTCTCATACTGATGCAAGAGTTGCGGTGCTGTTCTCGGGAGGTCTCGACTGCACCGTGCTTGCACGGCTTGCGCATGATCTTATCCCCCTTGACCAGTCTATTGACTTGATCAACGTGGCGTTTGAGAACCCCAGAATAGCTGCTCAGTTCCCGGGATGTTCTCGAGATGATCTCTATGAGAAGTGCCCTGACCGGTTGACGGGACGGAGTGCCTTTGCAGAGCTCAGTCGAGTTTGCCCTGAGAGGAACTGGCGGTTTGTAGCA GCGAATGTGCCATATACAGAAAATCTCGAGCACAGAGCCGATATTATTAGGCTCATATACCCACACAACACGGAGATGGACCTCTCGATTGCGTGTGCTCTATACTTTGCCGCCAGAGGACAGGGACTAAGCGAAACGATAGGCGAGCCAACGCCACAGCAGTACAGCACAACCGCGCGCGTATTGCTATCCGGGCTGGGCGCCGACGAGCTGTTTGGCGGATATGGCCGACATGGCGTAGTGTACACGCAGCGCGGCTACTCGGGGCTTGTCCAGGAGCTGAAACTGGACGTGGGCCGGCTGGGAAAGCGAAATCTCGGACGTGATGACCGGGTCATGGCGCACTGGGGCCGAGAAGTGAGGTTCCCGTACCTGGACGAGCGATTTGTCAAGTGGGCGATCGAATGTCCCGTGTGGGAGAAATGCGACTTTGAGAACAGCAGCGGCGAAGGATCTCTGGATGCAGAGAAACGAGTGCTGCGACTGGTAGCCCAGTCTCTTGGCATGAGCACGGTTGCgcgggagaagaagagggcg ATACAATTCGGGGCTCGgacggccaagatggagagtagcaaggtcaaggggaCGACGCTGTTGTCTACGTGA